The window GAAAGCCAAAGCGCTCGATGAACTCAAAGAAGCCAAGAAAGAGTCCGAAGAAGCATCTCTGAAGTTAAACGAGGCTTTAAAAGCTCGGAAAAGCCTCGAGGAGAACTCAGAGATGGAGAAGTTTCGAGCTGTTGAGGAAGGGATCGAGGCGGttcagaagaaagaagaagagctgAAGAAAGAACTCGAGAATGTCAAGAACCAACACGCTTCGGATTCAGCTTCTCTTCTTTTGGCTAAGCAGGAGGTTCAGAGAGTCAACGAAGAGTTGGCCAAGGCCAATGAGGTCAAGAGCCAGGCTGAGATCTTATCTTCTGAGCTTACGCGGTTGAAAGCTTTGCTTGATTCATCGGAAAGCGAGATGGTTGCCAAGCTAGAAGAGGAGattgatgttttaaaaaaagatcTCGAGAGAGCGAGAATCTTTGAGGCTGAGGTGAAAGAACAAGAGATGATCATCGAGAAGCTTAACGCTGATCTGGAAGATTCCAAGAAGGGAGAGTCTTGTGCACAGAGCTTATCCGAGGAGTGGAAGAGCAAAGCCAAAGAGCTTGAGGAAGAGTTGAAAGAAGCTAAGGATCTAGAGAGATCCGCCTCTTTATCTTTGGAGTCTGTGATGAAACAGCTCGAAGGAAGCAATGATAAGCTGCACGACGCAGAATCAGAAATCATTAATCTCAAGGATCAAATCAACACGTTGGAGACAACAATCGCTAGACAGAAGGAGGATCTTGAGGAATCTGAGCAAAGGTTAAAAGAAGTTGATAGCTTAAAGAACGAGCTTGAAAccaaggaggaggagaagaaccGAGCGTTAGATAAGGAGCAAGACGCTTCTCTAAACGTACAAAGACTCTTGGAACAGAGGAAGAAGCTCTTAGCGGATCTAGAAACCTCGAAGGTGGAAGAGGAGAAGAGCAAGAAAGCGATGGAGAGCTTAGCTTCTGCGTTACACGAAGTCTCTAGCGAAGGAAGAGAGTTGAAAGAGAAGCTGATGAGCCAAGGCGGAGGAGACCAAGAGTACGAGACGCAGATAGAAGACTTGAAGCTTGTCATCAAAGCGACCAGCGAGAAGTACGAGACGATGCTTGACGAAGCGAGGCACGAGATCGATGTGCTGGTGAGCGCGGTGGAGCAGACGAAGAAGCATTTCGAGAGTTCGAAGAAGGAGTGGGAGATGAAGGAAGCTAACTTTGTGGATTACGTGAagaagatggaggaggaggttgcGAAGATGGGGAAGGAGATGAGTAGGTTGGATGGTTTGATGAAGAGGACGGAGGAAGAAGCTGACGCGGCTTGGAAGAAGGAAGAGGAGACGagagagagtttgagagaggtggaggaggaggttgTTTCTCTTCAGGAGTCTCTCGGGGAAGCGAGAGAAGAAAGCGTGAGGCTTAAGGAGAGTCTGTTGGAGAAAGAAACTGAGTTTGAAAGCGTTTTTCAAGAGAACGAGGAGCTAAAGGGAAAGGGAGAGGCTGCTTTGAGGAAGATAGAGGAGTTATCAAAATTACTAGAGGAAGCAAGATTGGCcaaggaggaggtggaggaggtggagctCAGTGAAAGCGAAAAAGAGTATGATTTGTTACCGAAAGTGGTCGAGTTTTCTTCTGAGAACGGTCATAGAagtgtagaagaagaagaagctatcagCAATGGCAATGGTGTGGAGGAGAAAGACAtgaatggaaagccagagatgaaggagaagaaagaagagtcTCCTCCTCCAGATGATGATGACAAAGATGATTCAGTTGAAGTAATATTCAAAATGTGGGAAAGTTGCCAAATAGAGAAGAAAGAAGCTGTTCCGGACAAGAAAACAGAACTAGAGTCTGAGGGAGTAGAAGAAGATTCAAGGAAAGTAGATGAAAGCGATAAGGCCTCCTCGACAGAGAACGTGGATGAAACTGCAGAAGATGAGGTTGTGATGGAgaagaaactcaacaagaagaagaagactttgCTTGGTAAAGTTGGGAACCTTCTCAAAAAGAAAGCAGCAGTGAACCCGAAATAACAAACTCTTGGAGGGTAaggaaaaaacatttaaaaagctTGTTATATGTAGAAAGAAACATTTATACATTTGTATACTCTTTTGATTTGCGTCAgtgttctttatatatatactttgttGGTTATTGATTCTTTGCTTCTTTTCGATTGTAACAACAATGTTTGTTTCTCGACCTTTGTTGTTATTTGTAAAGGCTTGatgttttggtttaattaattTCGGCTTATTTTTATCTGCGTTAGGTTTGGCTAttggttcggttcgatttttgATTTTTCGGTTCTATATAAGATCCATTTGGATATTTCGGTTTTTTGTTCGGTAATAAATTGAAAACCGGTTagtattcaaaataaatttaaatctaGTTCTGATTAGTTGTTTCATTAGCTGAGATTTAAAAGTCAAAAATTTTGGATTCAGATTAAATATCAGATTCTTATGGATTTTtggattattttaaaatttaaaataatttttggttcggtttcaaTTTTCGGTTCTGAAAAATATAGAACCAGTTCAGATAATTGTTGGAGTTGAAGccgaacttttttttttttttttttgaacatcaGAGTCGAAGCCGaacttaattttatgttttgactTGGTTTTGTTTAGTCCGCGTTCGTAAAACGTTTGTCGTGCTCACCTGAATAGCGACGTTTACCACGTGAATACTTTGGTTAGTTCCAAAGATCCAAAAGCCCACTAACAAGAACATGGCCCACGagacaaacaaaaaagcaaaGCATCATAGGCCGTCCTACACGAAAAAGACTCGCACTATTCCGACCTTCACACGCTTACACGTGTTAAACATTCTCCACTTGCATCCCCACACGTACCTATATTCCATTCCACACGTGTACAACATTCTCTCCTCTCCATCTCTCTGTTATTTCATCTTCACCAAAGGCGATCCCtttcgatctctctctctctcctcttcgaATCGCCCTCAGATTCTGTATCATCTCTTCCAGTTCCGTGTAGAATCTCACATTCTCCGGATCCTTAACTTCCAACCCTCGAAGACAGGTTTCGACTCAAATGTTAACCTAAAACTCTGTTCCCCTTCGAAACAGAGCAACAACAGCCACAGAGATGTCAGATTCAAGATACCGAGTCGGATACGCTCTCGCAGCGAAGAAGCAGCAGAGCTTCATCCAGCCTTCGTTGATCGAACACTCGAGGCAACGAGGCATTGATCTAATCAAGCTCGATCCGACGAAGCCTCTGCTGGAACAGGGGAAGCTCGATTGCGTGATCCACAAGCTTTACGACGACGGCTGGAAACAGAACCTCCGCGCGTTTCGCGAGAAGCGTCCCGACGTCCCCGTCGTCGACTCTCCCGAGGATATCGAGCGGCTTCACAACAGGGTTTCGATGCTCGAGGTGATCACTCGGTTAAAGTTCCCTGTTTCGGAAAGGGAGCGTTTTGGCGTCCCGAAGCAGGTCGTTGTGATGGATCCGAGCGTTTTGAGCGGAGGAGGAGGGTTAGGGGAGCTCGAGTTTCCGGTGATCGCTAAGCCCTTGGACGCGGATGGGAGCGCGAAGTCTCACAAGATGTTCTTGATTTACGATCAAGAAGGGATGAAGATACTTAAGGCGCCGATTGTGCTGCAGGAGTTTGTGAATCACGGTGGTGTGATCTTCAAGGTCTATGTGGTTGGAGACTATGTGAAGTGCGTAAAGAGAAGATCTTTACCTGATATTTCCGAGGAGAAGATCGGGACGTCGAAAGGGTCTTTGCCGTTTTCGCAGATATCGAACTTGACTACTGCTCAGGAGGAGAAGAACAAGGAGTATGGTGAGGATAGGAGCTTGGAGAAAGTGGAGATGCCTCCTTCGAGTTTCTTGGAGGAGCTGGCGAAGGCGATGAGGGAATCGATGGGTCTTAATCTGTTTAACTTTGATGTGATTAGGGATGCGAGAGATGCGGATAGGTACCTTGTTATTGATATTAACTACTTTCCTGGGTATGCTAAGATGCCGTGTTATGAGCCTGTGTTGACGGACTTCTTCTGGGACATGGTCACAAAGAAGAATCATCATGTCTGAGAGCTATCTGCCAAGTTGTTTTAGCGGGAACATTCCTTAGGGAGGGTTTCTACTATCTCAATCTGCCCTGCTAATTTTCATTTGGATTATTGAACTtgtgcttcttttttttgttattgtttcttAGATGTTATTCTCTTGTTTACTTCCAAGTTTTGCAAAGCCTTGTTCATTGTTCAGATGCATAACTGTTGCTACTATTGAGAAATGAGAATCATTGGATTTCTAAGTCCTGGGCCATTTGCTCTATTCTCAACTCTTGGTAGTAGCGTATCTCAATCTCCATGTTCCTTAACAGTCTGCCAATGAGATAGTTGATTGATGAAAGTTTTTACATTGTTTTTATCAATGCTAACTTACCTCTTTGTATCGCTTATTCTTATAAACAACTTAAACTAGAGACATGGAGATGGTTTGCAAAATATGTTCGATTTGTTTCTGCATTGTTGGTATATAGCTAATGCCAATTATATTGTCCTTGTTTGAGATGATCTTGAGTAACTATGTGATTTGTCTCTAAACTTCCGCATGCATCTCTTGGAATCTGTGTTCTCCTCTGATGGAGCAAACTTGATACAGTTTCACCTCCTGAGATACGATGTTTAGGTGGCTATGGCTCATATAAATCTCTTTTTATGTAAAATGAATCTAGGAATCTTTCTCATATTTATGAGTTTCTAATCTTTTATGATTGCGTCCTGAATATAGGTCTCCGATTCCATTCTCGTCCAATGGTTGATTTTTGATAATACAAAAGTTGAAACCAACCACTGATTTAGCTTCTCCAGCATCTTATTCCATGATTTGATGTGTGCATATTCCCACACACGCATATGTGTATGTATGCGTCTATATTGGGGGTTGCATAATGCTTTAGCAACTTGGATGAAGCTGATGTGTCTAGATGTTTTCATTACTGGTAGAATAAACAAGGGAGTGATTGGGATCATCCTGAGTCTTTATTATGATCTTAAagttcaaacaaaataaattatgatcTTTTAGTTGTATTAACACAAGTTGGGAGCAAAAAAATACAACAATGACTGGATTGATAAATATTACAAGTACCATTcaagcaaaagaaaagaaaaatatatattacaagtaccatctatactattaaaagttcGCTTTTGAGGCTTCATGGAGTGTCCACATCAGCGAAAAAAACTTTTTCCGGAAAATGACat is drawn from Raphanus sativus cultivar WK10039 unplaced genomic scaffold, ASM80110v3 Scaffold0788, whole genome shotgun sequence and contains these coding sequences:
- the LOC130503077 gene encoding WEB family protein At5g16730, chloroplastic-like encodes the protein MSSKTKTSLSEAPPGKSSPATPKAARLSRAVNKSETTTSPSSRLSLDRSSPASKSSSSVERRSPKVPTPPERTQARAAAKGSAEPTESRLTLTQIKEDLKKANEKITSLEKEKAKALDELKEAKKESEEASLKLNEALKARKSLEENSEMEKFRAVEEGIEAVQKKEEELKKELENVKNQHASDSASLLLAKQEVQRVNEELAKANEVKSQAEILSSELTRLKALLDSSESEMVAKLEEEIDVLKKDLERARIFEAEVKEQEMIIEKLNADLEDSKKGESCAQSLSEEWKSKAKELEEELKEAKDLERSASLSLESVMKQLEGSNDKLHDAESEIINLKDQINTLETTIARQKEDLEESEQRLKEVDSLKNELETKEEEKNRALDKEQDASLNVQRLLEQRKKLLADLETSKVEEEKSKKAMESLASALHEVSSEGRELKEKLMSQGGGDQEYETQIEDLKLVIKATSEKYETMLDEARHEIDVLVSAVEQTKKHFESSKKEWEMKEANFVDYVKKMEEEVAKMGKEMSRLDGLMKRTEEEADAAWKKEEETRESLREVEEEVVSLQESLGEAREESVRLKESLLEKETEFESVFQENEELKGKGEAALRKIEELSKLLEEARLAKEEVEEVELSESEKEYDLLPKVVEFSSENGHRSVEEEEAISNGNGVEEKDMNGKPEMKEKKEESPPPDDDDKDDSVEVIFKMWESCQIEKKEAVPDKKTELESEGVEEDSRKVDESDKASSTENVDETAEDEVVMEKKLNKKKKTLLGKVGNLLKKKAAVNPK
- the LOC130503074 gene encoding inositol-tetrakisphosphate 1-kinase 1-like, with protein sequence MSDSRYRVGYALAAKKQQSFIQPSLIEHSRQRGIDLIKLDPTKPLLEQGKLDCVIHKLYDDGWKQNLRAFREKRPDVPVVDSPEDIERLHNRVSMLEVITRLKFPVSERERFGVPKQVVVMDPSVLSGGGGLGELEFPVIAKPLDADGSAKSHKMFLIYDQEGMKILKAPIVLQEFVNHGGVIFKVYVVGDYVKCVKRRSLPDISEEKIGTSKGSLPFSQISNLTTAQEEKNKEYGEDRSLEKVEMPPSSFLEELAKAMRESMGLNLFNFDVIRDARDADRYLVIDINYFPGYAKMPCYEPVLTDFFWDMVTKKNHHV